Proteins from one Rosa chinensis cultivar Old Blush chromosome 7, RchiOBHm-V2, whole genome shotgun sequence genomic window:
- the LOC112177859 gene encoding uncharacterized protein LOC112177859 translates to MDPQRGRARGRGRPRGGGRARGAGRVPPAEEFYEEVPYVVPVPPVVGVVDAIRLARLAKDITRLGVVPFQGGIDHMLADQWIRNMENYFQMIVCTDVEKREIVTFLSQDEARVWWEGIERTRDVTTMSWVDFVVLFRGKYFPAAVREQLEVEFLALTQGDMSVREYEAKFSQLYHFVRPMDALSLAGKFQRGLEASLRHAIVPLELTIVALIVAKAMALEQDTQLHQDELATSTSRDSQGKGKAVAGNRSSTGYRGGSWKRQQRTYHHAPARVAAAPVRAAPIRQVAPATPLRCYNCKEVGHSFRECPRPRTAACFRCGQTGHLARECTRPQVGGQRTQQRLLPPGQARVFAIGQRGTGVEGTLSIFNYLARVLFDTGASHSFISSSVVDGLGLTSMPLARSLCVTSPLDVSLDLIMVCDACPIVICGRDFSTVLIVIPDHTYDVILGIDWLRPNHAMIDCFEMVVSFHIPGQPVFRYRCLRSDTAMRAGVLAHLESMSSTSVIAEISVVSEYIDVFQEIPRLPPKREVEFAIDVIPGTAPVSMAPHRMAPAELQELKVDYRQLNKVTIKNRYPLPRIDDLFDQLREVMVFSKIDLRSGYHQLRVKDQDIPKTAFRTRYGHYEFVVMPFGLTNAPAAFMDLMNRMFRPYLDQFVVVFVDDILIYSKSLEDHDRHLRIVLQILRKNELNAKFEKCEFWQKDVKFLGPVVSKDGVSVDPSKVEAVMSWCRPTTVTEIRSFLGLAGYYRQFIEGFSSIASALTRLTRRDVQFVWTEECEKAFIELKTRLTTTPVLTIPASGGGLVIYSDASHQGLGCVLMQHGGVVAYGSRQLKVHERNYPTHDLELAAVELNMRQRRWMELIKDYDFTLEYHPGKANVVAYALSRRQRGIVASAMVQEWLMLETTSEFDLVPLGKEGEIFLGSISVQPTLISMIIQGQAQDEFSRARLAELVAYLIDDCPSEWAVGSDGGLRLRSRLYVRDRDELKGRFFGRHIDLDILYIQGAPRCIWIFEDSSGGMG, encoded by the exons ATGGATCCTCAAAGAGGCAGAGCTCGAGGCCGAGGTAGGCCCCGAGGAGGGGGCAGAGCTAGGGGTGCAGGCAGGGTTCCTCCTGCGGAGGAGTTCTATGAGGAGGTACCTTATGTTGTAcctgttccacctgttgtggGTGTAGTAGATGCCATTCGGCTAGCGCGACTGGCGAAGGATATTACTAGGCTTGGAGTGGTTCCTTTCCAGGGCGGTATAGACCACATGTTGGCTGATCAGTGGATCAGGAACATGGAGAACTACTTCCAGATGATCGTCTGCACCGATGTTGAGAAAAGGGAGATAGTTACATTTCTGTCCCAGGATGAGGCACGAGTATGGTGGGAAGGCATAGAGAGGACTAGAGATGTGACCACCATGAGCTGGGTGGATTTTGTTGTACTCTTCCGTGGGAAGTACTTCCCGGCTGCGGTGAGGGAGCAATTAGAGGTGGAGTTTCTTGCTCTAACTCAGGGGGATATGAGTGTTAGGGAGTATGAGGCGAAGTTCTCGCAGTTGTATCACTTCGTGAGGCCGATGGATGCTCTGAGCTTGGCGGGGAAGTTTCAGCGAGGGCTGGAAGCTTCTCTTAGGCATGCTATTGTACCCCTGGAGTTGACTATTGTGGCACTCATCGTGGCTAAGGCCATGGCACTTGAGCAGGACACCCAGCTTCACCAGGATGAGTTGGCGACTTCGACTTCGAGAGATTCCCAAGGGAAGGGGAAGGCGGTTGCCGGGAACAGGAGTTCGACGGGTTATCGGGGCGGGTCCTGGAAGAGGCAGCAGCGGACTTATCATCATGCCCCAGCTAGAGTAGCAGCTGCACCTGTTAGGGCTGCACCTATCAGGCAGGTAGCCCCGGCTACACCTCTGAGATGTTACAACTGCAAAGAGGTGGGCCATTCTTTCAGAGAGTGCCCGAGGCCGAGGACCGCAGCGTGCTTTAGATGCGGACAGACAGGGCATTTAGCCAGAGAGTGTACCCGACCTCAAGTTGGTGGGCAGAGGACTCAGCAGAGACTGTTGCCTCCGGGTCAGGCTAGAGTATTCGCTATCGGTCAACGAGGTACAGGGgtggaaggtaccttatctattttcaattACCTTGCTAGAGTATTGTTTGATACGGGAGCATCTCATTCTTTCATATCTAGTTCTGTGGTAGACGGGTTGGGTTTGACTTCTATGCCTCTTGCTAGATCTTTGTGTGTTACATCGCCTCTAGATGTTTCTCTTGATCTTATTATGGTTTGTGATGCATGCCCTATTGTGATTTGTGGTAGAGATTTCTCTACAGTTTTGATTGTGATTCCAGACCACACGTACGATGTGATCTTGGGTATTGATTGGTTGAGGCCGAACCATGCTATGATTGATTGTTTTGAGATGGTTGTGTCTTTCCATATCCCTGGACAGCCTGTGTTTCGTTATAGGTGTCTGAGATCTGATACTGCTATGAGGGCAGGAGTATTGGCACATTTAGAGTCCATGAGTAGTACTTCGGTTATTGCAGAGATTTCTGTTGTTTCCGAGTATATTGATGTGTTCCAGGAGATACCGAGGTTACCTCCGAAGAGGGAAGTGGAGTTTGCTATTGATGTGATACCAGGTACAGCACCTGTATCAATGGCACCTCATCGGATGGCGCCAGCTGAACTTCAGGAGTTGAAG gtggattatcggcagTTGAACAAGGTGACCATCAAGAATAGGTATCCTTTGCCTAGAATTGATGACTTGTTTGATCAGCTTAGAGAGGTTATGGTGTTCTCTAAGATTGATTTGCGGTCCGGTtatcaccagttgagggtgaaGGATCAAGACATTCCTAAGACTGCCTTCAGGACCAGGTATGGACATTAtgagtttgttgtcatgccttttggtctaaccaATGCGCCTGCAGCTTTTATGGATTTGATGAATCGTATGTTCAGGCCGTACTTGGATCAGTTTGTTGTAGTATTTGTGGATGATATCTTGATTTACTCCAAGTCTTTGGAGGATCATGATAGACATCTGCGGATTGTGCTACAGATTCTTAGGAAGAACGAGTTGAATGCCAAGTTCGAGAAGTGTGAGTTTTGGCAGAAGGATGTCAAGTTTCTTGGTCCTGTGGTGTCGAAGGATGGGGTGTCCGTGGATCCTTCAAAGGTTGAGGCAGTGATGAGTTGGTGTCGCCCCACTACTGTCACCGAGATACGTAGCTTTCTTGGGTTGGCTGGGTATTATCGGCAATTCATTGAGGGGTTCTCTAGTATTGCTTCGGCTTTGACCAGGTTAACCAGGAGGGATGTTCAATTTGTATGGACTGAGGAATGTGAGAAGGCATTCATTGAGCTGAAGACTAGATTGACTACAACTCCAGTGTTGACTATTCCAGCTAGTGGTGGTGGTTTAGTCATCTACAGCGATGCGTCTCATCAGGGTTTGggatgtgtgttgatgcagcacGGTGGCGTTGTTGCTTATGgctctagacagttgaaggttCATGAGAGAAACTACCCCACTCATGATTTAGAGCTCGCTGCTGTG gagttgaacatgagacagAGAAGGTGGATGGAGCTCATAAAGGACTATGACTTCACCTTGGAGTATCATCCCGGGAAGGCCAATGTAGTGGCATATGCCTTGAGCAGGAGGCAGAGGGGTATTGTTGCTTCTGCCATGGTTCAGGAGTGGCTCATGTTAGAGACAAcatctgagtttgaccttgtACCATTAGGAAAAGAGGGGGAGATCTTCCTAGGTAGTATTTCTGTACAGCCTACTTTGATTTCCATGATTATTCAGGGTCAAGCGCAGGATGAGTTCTCTCGGGCAAGGTTGGCAGAGTTAGTTGCTTATTTGATTGATGATTGTCCTTCGGAGTGGGCAGTGGGATCCGATGGTGGGTTGAGGTTGAGATCGAGACTATATGTTCGGGACCGTGATGAGCTTAAGGGGAGATTCTTCGGGAGGCACATCGATCTCGATATACTGTACATCCAGGGAGCACCAAGATGTATATGGATCTTCGAAGACAGTTCTGGTGGAATGGGATGA